The Ptychodera flava strain L36383 chromosome 7, AS_Pfla_20210202, whole genome shotgun sequence DNA window AAGCTTGCAATCAAATTAACTTCGTGACTGTGTTTTCAATGGATAGTGACAATTTATTCGATACATGCCAGATTCTGTCTTGTAAAACCTAAGTTTATTTATCAAAAGGACTGACTGTGTTTGAACAAACTATAATGAAAGCAATTCCATAAGATTATCAACTCAAAACCAAAGAAGGGTTGTAGTGTCTCTAGTGATGGTCCTTGATTGTATTTACAATGGAAACTGGACGGAACAAACTTTTGGGTATTTTTGTGAGGTATGACTTGAGTGCTAATCACAAAGTTTCCTgtcatttcatttcaaacaaacaaatacacacttttttttaattcacaaaattaatttgacatTATAAAAAGTTGCATAAACGAAATTATATTACATATGGCAATTATACAATAGGTGTCTTTCTGATCTGTTAAAAGATGAGCAAAGGCAGAACAATGGCGCGCATAATTTATCTGTcattcatatttcaataaaTGGTCATAAATATAGcaatttttctgatatttttcttGCAACGAGCGCAACAAACGTTTTAAAAGATGCGTTTCTCAGGAATAGGGCGAAGTATGTTATGTACAATGAAAGTTCCGTTGCAAATACTGTCTGCTCATGCGTAGTGACATTGGAGTCTTGGCGTATCGTTCGCAGGTCAAGGTTCAGTAGTTGTTGTTCACGGTAATCAGTgctgttttactcaaattttTATGTAAGCAAGTCATCAATCCCAGACAAGTTATTTTCCTTCGAGAAGCATAATGTATAAATCGGTTGTTGTTTTCTATATAGTGCGAGTGGGTCACTTCagtgttgtcatggcaactgcCATACAGCCAGACCTGTTCCATGCACAAATTGTCGTCCGCTTCAGATGAATGGGGTTGTGCAGATATAATCACAAAAACTGGAGTGTAGGCCGTGCATGCGTAGTAATGGCCTTGACACAAAACCCTTGTTGTTGCAACGCAGTGGTAGAAGTGAGAATATATACAAAGTGTTTTTCGCATTGGAAATTGTTTCAGCTAGAATTGTAGATATCGATTTTATCCGACTGATACTGAAGCTTTGACGTTGGGGACGCTGCCGCCGCGATTCTTGTACTCACAAATGGCGAATATCAGAGTTACTATCTTGAAAATACAGTTGATGATTGCCATGAAGTAACTGAACAGATATTCACTACAAGCTCCTCTACCGTTGTTGCCACTGTTGCAGGTAAATCCACCCTCGTATAGAGCCAAGAAGACGATGTCAAAGATGAAGCCGAGGATGAGTGAAATGATCAGCTGAAAACGAAAAATAGGACATGAAATGTTTTAAGGTTAAACATTAATTGATCGCTAAAAAGATTTTGTAAGAGCTGAAGAAAACTAAATCTtgctcaaattaaaaaaaattaagtgaaatattgttaattatcatacatgctatgcctgtattgctattcttctattgttcagacggtactgatatgagcccatattttaactagtgaagatacgaattatattttcactgtaaccgaactacatACAGCGACGcggacgcgtgaccttcgctgtatcatggctgtatgcatgaccttcgttggtatatgtacatataaaacagctgagcgaatatagacaaatgacaatccgaaacgtcattatgattatggtcaaaattctgttgtttgcagtcacttcatgggcattgccctTAGGCACAAGGACagtgtaccaaaaacatacaaacaaacgtattgaaaatttgtataatttgccgacacctgtcaattcacggccggtcccgtggcggtgcacggtgcagtgttttcgtgtcgtctatGCTGCTGAATATTTACACCATGGAAGTATCATTACACGTtaagatatcggttgacagagcatcatgatagaatcggtttacgacaagtttcctgttgatctgggcggtgaattacatcgtttacagtcgtaaatgagccacgaaaatccaaccgcactgaaaatactcgcgacagacaaggttgaaggtgcacatgatataaatttccgatttgtacctgtcagttcacaggtcatgatcgtgtctggtggcaccgatgctgtgcgggtttcagatacaatgtgccatctagggaaagtcaaactttcgcttcggttgttaaaggaagtttagttctatttaggcaagccaggaaggaaaatatacgagcagacgacggaaatacctttgaaatgtacttttattcgtacagcaacaaaatcacgaacgagttacgacactacagcttacagtgtactcacttcatgttttcactaatccgcttactgagatggtaaatttggcatatttgacgtctgggaacatgtataattcttcgagataaactgactggtacgggttttatatccactgtatgtgcattcatagatgtcgcagagctgcttgctctgtgctctcagctgttcatactcgataagagtttgagcgtggcgcgactattttgacccgattttggcggcctcataactttcacgcagggatgaggttatgtattaaaacacgaaaacacacccattttgtggactcccgcctatgttttacatccaccgtcattttaaactaaaaataaatcttcttcaaattatgaaaacctgtgtcgacatcgtaatatttaaattgtttgctgtaaaagtgctccataaaccctcctttgcagtggaatggcccaatagcggaataatatcaagaagtgatacggttgtcatcactccttagcaaccaactttttataagtaaagcctggaggaagcaaggtcgatttcaagttggtTTCGttgctaatttcggagcgtctgtaggaaaacagtcataaccaaagtatgcatgtatgataaaggggttattacacgaagtttgggcgataccgcgtcgtattcgagtgatgtgtccgtattttgacgagttgcgcagcaacgagtcaaaatacggacacatcacgagaatacgacgcggtatcgcccaaacttcgtgtaataacccctaagtaTTCATAGAATACTTTTATCGTGTTCGCGAAAAGTTTAATACTTCATGATTTTATTATATATCTCGAGAAAAAATGTGAATTCCATTGTTACCTGTATGCGTTACTTGTTACCCTGGTTACCTGTAACTCTTTGTTTGAGAAATTTTGCATCAGTCCACTGGTATGTCTATGTTTAGAGTCACATTGTAAAATTTCCGGATTTGCTTGCCTATCTGAAATGATCTGAGACGCATCTTTTACTATTATTACCCCTGTCATTGACAGGTATTCCAGATAGACCATAGTTTGCGGTAGTGAAGTTTTTACCTAAAATCTGCCATTTACCTAAAGTTTATATATCAATGGGACAACATTTTCTTAGTAGTGGACTtggacttggttcaagtcggtgaatagcgttgatcgtgatttcgggtttgttactaaatatagctgcatgcgcgcgactttcggacaaatatgctgaaattcggacaaattttatcgttgtatgcgcggctgctgttgcagcttgtagtctcagtcatcaattcatacgaataagtgtgacgctaaatagcctttctaacactcgcaggttttattttcgtcgtttatgcagAAAAtacggacaaatgtttatttatgcatattaatgagagagaacagtgacgtcatttgcgatcagcgctatttttAAAAGCTTCTCTTGAGTCTCTTCTATTTCATATAAACCTGATTCAAATTTAGCAGCCCACGTATTCCTCTAGGTTTCAAAACATGCTACAATTCTGCGACCGCACAGTCCactatagacttggttcaagtctgtgatttttcaatgtgtgagtggggtgaacgaaatgatttgtgttctgttttcatgtgaaaaccTGTGAGTGGAGTGACAGCGATAACTCACCACTACGCAATGTACGCAAACTCAACGGTGACACGTCCGATCGCTATGAAAACCTGACCTAGGCTGCCAAATGCTAGACAGGGCAAGTGATTGGGTTCCTCTAGCCATGCACCAATATGGAACCATtttaattataatatgcttagctggaatccggaaatctgattggctggagccggggtttatatattccacaagaagacctgcgcgccgcgtaacatttttgagctcgcgcaaatttcgaacacCAACTTTAGAGCTCAACGCGCCAAAATGTTGAgcaagtctatggcttcagattgattttgattgttaaatttttatAACCAATTTATAACCAATTaaaggttataaacggcaagcgagagtatttggttgcggatataagacctctggggtgaaaattggcatatttggcgggaaattaatcaccgagcgaagcgaggtgattatttcacccaaatatgctaattttcacccccgAGGTCTTacatccgcaaccaaatacccgagcgcaccgtttataacctcattataatatgctaaagttaaaaacaagtgggcAGTTTCGTTATTTAGGGACGAGAGTTCAGGAGCGCTcagcctcatacaaactctaaaaaagaacgtttcagaacgcgcgcgcgtgcacagttgaattcataaaatacggttacgcaacgcgtcgatatcgcgattagacatcgaacttgaagaattttactttaaaaaaaaacgctcaaaaaactttaaagactcatgttgttgttacatagcctccgctccttacagaaactcttcatttgttggttcgtcaagctgcactagactaaaatttaacaaacaaaatcaatctgaagctATAGACTTGTTCAACATTTTGGCGCGTTGAGCTCTAaagttggcgttcgaaatttgcgcgagctcaaaactgttacgcggcgcgcaggtcttcttgtggagaatataaaccccggctccagccaatcagattgccggattccagctaagcatattataatggaCATACAAATACTTTCATTGCAGGCAAGCTAGGGCACGGTAGAGGGTGAACTGTGTCCTGGCTAGAGGAACCCAATCACTTGCTCTGAACTAGAGTATGACGTGTTATTATCTCCAGAGAAAATATCCCTCAATATTTTAATACTTTGGCCTGTTCTACACCTCATGGCTTTACTCAGTATCGTAACGATTGTTGTTCTCGATTGTTACGGAGAATAGTTCGATGTCTCCTTGTCCAACATAGGAAGATCAGCTGTATTTTCGAGTCGTGCATTGCCGTAAACTTTATTAGCACACTTGTCTTATCCTAATCACAGCAAGAACCTTTGTTAGCTACATGTAGGCTACATGTCGACAACACATGAAAGCTGGTTTGAAAATATACTTTTCAACTAAATTCGTTTTACTCAAACAATGAACATGGTACATGGAGATATATGTTCAAATAAACAACAGTATTCTTGCTTTCCTTCGGTTTCGCATCTGGTCTCTATTTCACAGTTGTCCTTGGCAATCAATTTTGTATGATATGTGAATGATACTAGCATTTCGTTTACGTCATTGGTTTACAAACAGGACAACTCTCGTCCACTGCAAATATTCCGATCTGTTCATATTCACTTCCTTTTTTTCGGATAAATCGTAAAGTAAAGTAGTAAAATGTAACATTAGTGTTTTGAATGAATCTATCGGAATGATAACTCACCATAATACAATTTTCCTTCATGCTTTTCTGTCCAACAGTCCAAC harbors:
- the LOC139137733 gene encoding type-1 angiotensin II receptor-associated protein-like, translated to MGCNVPLWPFILVHIWLSVTGFQAARFGGQWVTHSYAWMNFTIVALGCWTVGQKSMKENCIMLIISLILGFIFDIVFLALYEGGFTCNSGNNGRGACSEYLFSYFMAIINCIFKIVTLIFAICEYKNRGGSVPNVKASVSVG